One part of the Bacteroidota bacterium genome encodes these proteins:
- a CDS encoding 5-(carboxyamino)imidazole ribonucleotide synthase — MYTIGFLGGGQLARMSAMAAYRLGFKVAVYDAKLDSPAGMMTKLDFAGSIDDDAALSNFADACDIITLENEFINPDRLRFLKSLGKEVYPTPETIGLIQDKLTQKMTFQAAGLPVPRFLPVSDSDNYSDLNSVFGSEFILKSRKMGYDGYGNHFVRTEQDFLEGMKKLSSRHSAVMAEEVIRFSKELAVMVAINTHEVAVYPVVETIQENHICKFVLAPAEISKATESRILDTAVNAIRSVHGKGIFGVELFLTEANEIYINEIAPRPHNSGHYSIEGCVTSQFENHIRAILELPLGNTSLLKNCAVMVNTLGKADGEGRIFNYDEILFDSSVHLHFYGKSESRKGRKMGHLTKTGENIARTRLELEKLENKIKIGKP, encoded by the coding sequence GTGTATACAATAGGTTTTTTGGGTGGTGGTCAGCTCGCACGAATGTCTGCCATGGCAGCATACAGACTCGGCTTTAAAGTTGCTGTGTATGATGCCAAACTTGACTCTCCTGCTGGTATGATGACAAAACTGGACTTTGCAGGATCGATAGATGATGACGCAGCTCTAAGCAATTTCGCTGATGCCTGCGATATTATAACTTTGGAAAATGAATTCATTAACCCCGACAGGTTACGGTTTTTAAAATCACTGGGGAAAGAAGTATATCCGACTCCGGAGACGATTGGACTTATTCAAGACAAACTTACTCAGAAAATGACTTTTCAGGCTGCAGGTCTGCCTGTCCCCCGTTTTCTACCTGTTTCAGATTCAGATAATTATTCAGACCTGAACTCTGTTTTTGGTTCTGAATTCATCCTGAAATCAAGAAAGATGGGATATGATGGTTACGGGAACCACTTTGTCAGGACCGAACAGGATTTTCTTGAGGGGATGAAGAAACTTTCTTCAAGACACTCGGCAGTAATGGCTGAAGAAGTCATACGGTTTTCCAAGGAACTTGCAGTAATGGTTGCAATAAATACTCATGAAGTTGCGGTCTATCCTGTTGTTGAAACCATTCAGGAAAATCACATCTGCAAATTCGTACTCGCTCCGGCAGAGATAAGCAAGGCGACGGAATCGCGGATTTTGGATACAGCGGTGAATGCCATAAGAAGTGTCCACGGAAAAGGTATATTTGGTGTCGAGCTTTTTCTGACAGAGGCTAACGAAATTTATATAAATGAAATAGCTCCCAGACCTCACAATTCAGGGCACTATTCAATAGAAGGATGTGTAACATCACAATTTGAAAATCACATCAGAGCCATCCTTGAGCTCCCTTTGGGAAACACTTCGCTGTTGAAGAATTGTGCGGTGATGGTGAATACTCTCGGAAAAGCGGATGGTGAGGGTAGGATATTCAACTACGACGAAATTTTATTTGATTCATCAGTTCATCTCCACTTTTATGGCAAGTCGGAATCACGAAAAGGAAGAAAAATGGGCCATCTTACCAAAACTGGAGAGAATATTGCCCGAACACGACTTGAACTCGAAAAACTCGAAAACAAAATTAAAATTGGAAAGCCTTAA